One Peterkaempfera bronchialis DNA window includes the following coding sequences:
- a CDS encoding O-methyltransferase: protein MSATGTDAYTDLRDLPPLVERAVRAARRSGFAYSCRPEQGRLLQALAAGAPGPTGLIGETGTGLGVGLAWLASGARDGVRLVSVERDPERARLAAEVFADHPQVRIVPGEWQAITGHGPFDLLVLDGGGQGKDDTPADPERLLTPGGTLVVDDFTPSDTWPPQHCGAPDTARMHWLGHPALRATELRLAPDLSTVVAVRAPR, encoded by the coding sequence ATGTCAGCCACCGGAACCGACGCCTACACGGACCTCCGCGACCTGCCGCCGCTGGTCGAGCGCGCGGTACGGGCCGCCCGGCGGAGCGGCTTCGCCTATTCCTGCCGCCCCGAGCAGGGCCGCCTCCTTCAGGCACTCGCCGCAGGTGCCCCCGGCCCGACCGGTCTGATCGGGGAGACCGGTACCGGGCTCGGGGTGGGACTGGCCTGGCTGGCCTCCGGTGCCCGCGACGGGGTCCGCCTGGTGAGCGTGGAACGCGACCCCGAGCGGGCCCGCCTCGCCGCCGAGGTCTTCGCCGACCACCCGCAGGTGCGGATCGTGCCGGGGGAGTGGCAGGCGATCACCGGCCATGGACCGTTCGACCTGCTGGTCCTGGACGGAGGCGGCCAGGGCAAGGACGACACCCCGGCCGACCCCGAACGGCTGCTCACCCCGGGCGGGACGCTGGTGGTCGACGACTTCACCCCTTCCGACACCTGGCCGCCCCAGCACTGCGGCGCCCCCGACACCGCCCGGATGCACTGGCTCGGCCACCCCGCCCTGCGTGCCACCGAACTCCGCCTGGCCCCGGACCTCTCCACCGTGGTGGCGGTCCGCGCCCCCCGCTGA
- a CDS encoding succinate dehydrogenase cytochrome b subunit produces the protein MALATRTARTSALRTLWGSTVGKKTVMATTGVIMLLFLIVHMLGNLKIFFGPDDFNSYAGWLRTIGEPVLHTGWYLWIQRTALVLCVVLHAVAAYQLSRRDLKARPQRYAHRPPARASYATRTMRWGGVILGLFIVWHILDLTTGTVNPLGQQGHPYQNVVADFRNWYADVIYIVAMLAVGLHIRHGFWSAAQTLGANNRGRDRALKATADILAAVLTVGFLIVPVAVMTGLVD, from the coding sequence ATGGCTCTGGCGACTCGGACGGCACGAACGTCCGCTCTTCGCACGCTGTGGGGTTCCACCGTCGGCAAGAAGACGGTCATGGCCACCACGGGCGTGATCATGCTGCTTTTCCTGATCGTGCACATGCTCGGCAATCTGAAGATCTTCTTCGGCCCGGACGACTTCAACAGCTACGCCGGGTGGCTGCGGACCATCGGCGAGCCCGTGCTGCACACCGGCTGGTACCTGTGGATCCAGCGCACCGCGCTGGTGCTCTGCGTGGTGCTGCACGCGGTCGCCGCGTACCAGCTCAGCCGGCGCGACCTCAAGGCCCGCCCGCAGCGCTACGCCCACCGGCCGCCGGCCCGGGCCAGCTACGCCACCCGCACCATGCGCTGGGGCGGGGTGATCCTGGGCCTCTTCATCGTCTGGCACATCCTCGACCTGACCACCGGCACGGTGAACCCCCTCGGGCAGCAGGGCCACCCGTACCAGAACGTGGTCGCCGACTTCCGGAACTGGTACGCCGACGTCATCTACATCGTGGCGATGCTCGCCGTCGGCCTGCACATCCGGCACGGCTTCTGGAGCGCCGCCCAGACGCTCGGCGCCAACAACCGGGGCCGCGACCGTGCCCTGAAGGCGACGGCCGACATCCTGGCGGCGGTGCTGACCGTCGGCTTCCTCATCGTGCCCGTCGCCGTGATGACCGGACTGGTGGACTGA
- a CDS encoding DUF4865 family protein yields MHAMQYEITLPADYDMTTIRHRVATRGALLDDFPGLGLKAYGIRERGVDGSPVNQYTPFYLWAAPDAMNRFLWGPGFRGIRDDFGRPAVQHWTGLGFARGPASASAPRAAVRRTWRLPADADPAEAVDGALGELTRLGGTAGVHCTALAVDPRHWELVSFTVWEHAGPDTPERPGVAEARYEVLHLCRPELDALPEGRQW; encoded by the coding sequence GTGCACGCCATGCAGTACGAGATCACCCTGCCCGCCGACTACGACATGACGACCATCCGGCACCGGGTGGCGACCAGGGGGGCGCTGCTGGACGACTTCCCCGGCCTGGGGCTGAAGGCGTACGGCATCCGGGAGCGCGGCGTCGACGGCTCGCCGGTCAACCAGTACACCCCCTTCTATCTGTGGGCGGCCCCCGACGCCATGAACCGCTTCCTCTGGGGCCCCGGCTTCCGGGGCATCCGCGACGACTTCGGCCGCCCCGCCGTCCAGCACTGGACCGGGCTGGGCTTCGCTCGGGGCCCGGCGTCGGCCTCGGCCCCGCGCGCTGCCGTACGGCGCACCTGGCGCCTCCCGGCGGACGCCGACCCCGCCGAGGCCGTCGACGGTGCGCTGGGTGAGCTGACCCGGCTCGGCGGGACGGCGGGGGTGCACTGCACGGCGCTGGCCGTCGACCCCCGCCACTGGGAGCTGGTCTCCTTCACGGTCTGGGAGCACGCTGGACCGGACACTCCGGAGCGGCCGGGCGTCGCCGAGGCGCGCTATGAGGTGCTGCACCTCTGCCGGCCGGAGCTGGACGCCCTGCCCGAGGGGCGGCAGTGGTGA
- a CDS encoding DUF1918 domain-containing protein — MHAAIGDMVHIHGRTVGAQERIGRIAEVRGPDGSPPYLVRFEDGHERLIFPGPDCIVEHLATHHGPGAR; from the coding sequence ATGCACGCCGCCATCGGGGACATGGTGCACATCCACGGCCGCACGGTCGGTGCCCAGGAGAGGATCGGCCGGATCGCCGAGGTCCGTGGACCCGACGGTTCCCCGCCCTATCTGGTGCGCTTCGAGGACGGCCACGAACGGCTCATCTTCCCAGGCCCGGACTGCATCGTGGAGCATCTCGCAACCCACCACGGACCCGGCGCGCGCTGA
- a CDS encoding DoxX family protein, translated as MNSPLPQRWTHLTLGLFRVVVALLFTCHGIATLFGVLGGAQGGHAPALLEWPGWWASLIEFVGGILVAFGLFSRPAALLCSGSMAYAYFTVHQEHALMPIQNGGEAAAMFCWAFLAIAVLGPGAAALDNRLLRPRTGPDAAASTGATAPALSK; from the coding sequence GTGAACTCACCCCTGCCCCAACGCTGGACCCACCTGACCCTCGGCCTCTTCCGGGTGGTCGTCGCACTGCTCTTCACCTGCCACGGCATCGCCACCCTCTTCGGCGTCCTCGGCGGGGCCCAGGGCGGCCACGCCCCGGCCCTGCTGGAGTGGCCCGGCTGGTGGGCCTCGCTCATCGAATTCGTCGGCGGCATCCTGGTCGCCTTCGGCCTGTTCTCCCGCCCCGCCGCCCTGCTCTGCTCGGGCTCGATGGCGTACGCGTACTTCACCGTGCACCAGGAGCACGCCCTGATGCCGATCCAGAACGGCGGTGAAGCGGCCGCCATGTTCTGCTGGGCCTTCCTGGCGATCGCCGTCCTCGGCCCCGGCGCCGCGGCGCTCGACAACCGGCTGCTGCGCCCCCGGACCGGACCGGACGCCGCCGCCTCCACCGGCGCCACGGCGCCGGCGCTCAGCAAGTAA
- a CDS encoding DUF5685 family protein — MFGIIRPCRHRLSERLRTSWVAHLCGLCLALRDDHGQLARTATNYDGLVISVLVEAQSDRADSTGRRTAGPCPLRGMRTAEVARGEGARLAAAVSLALAAAKVRDHVEDGDGAFARRPVAAGARAVAERWGRQSAGGGAGVGFDTGVLLDAVARQGELERTAGPGTSVLLVTEPTETATSAAFAHTAVLAGREANIAPLAEAGRLFGRLAHLLDAAEDLTDDTERGAWNPLTATGTDLGEAHRLCRDAVHGIRLALDDVEFADGALAHRLLVHETAAAVDRVFGRPGHSCASGGHAPGEAPPEAPEDPSGPQPPGLVPPPRRGLLAGCAVWAMMACTCQLCCREQYPDPWTGKTRSGCCQSADFCSGCDCCCDGLDCCGDDGCCGCDCCGCDC, encoded by the coding sequence GTGTTCGGCATCATCCGGCCGTGTCGGCACCGGCTGTCCGAGCGGTTGCGCACCTCCTGGGTGGCACACCTGTGCGGCCTCTGCCTCGCCCTGCGCGACGACCACGGCCAGCTCGCCCGTACGGCCACCAACTACGACGGGCTGGTCATCTCGGTGCTGGTGGAGGCGCAGTCCGACCGCGCCGACTCCACCGGGCGGCGTACCGCCGGGCCGTGCCCGCTGCGCGGGATGCGCACCGCCGAGGTGGCGCGCGGCGAGGGTGCCCGGCTGGCGGCGGCGGTGTCGCTGGCGCTGGCTGCGGCCAAGGTCCGGGACCATGTCGAGGACGGGGACGGCGCCTTCGCCCGCCGGCCGGTGGCCGCCGGGGCGCGCGCGGTCGCCGAGCGATGGGGGCGGCAGAGCGCTGGCGGCGGTGCCGGGGTGGGGTTCGACACCGGCGTACTGCTGGACGCCGTCGCCCGGCAGGGCGAGCTGGAGCGGACCGCGGGGCCGGGCACCTCGGTGCTGCTGGTCACCGAGCCGACCGAGACGGCCACCTCGGCGGCGTTCGCCCATACCGCCGTACTCGCCGGGCGGGAGGCGAACATCGCGCCGCTGGCGGAGGCCGGCCGCCTCTTCGGCCGACTGGCACATCTGCTGGACGCGGCGGAGGACCTCACCGACGACACCGAGCGCGGCGCCTGGAACCCGCTCACCGCCACCGGTACCGACCTCGGCGAGGCGCACCGGCTCTGCCGGGACGCGGTGCATGGCATCCGGCTTGCACTGGACGACGTGGAGTTCGCCGACGGGGCGCTGGCCCACCGGCTGCTGGTGCATGAGACGGCCGCAGCCGTGGACCGGGTCTTCGGCCGCCCCGGGCACAGCTGCGCCTCCGGCGGCCACGCCCCGGGGGAGGCGCCCCCGGAGGCACCGGAGGACCCGTCCGGGCCGCAGCCGCCGGGCCTGGTGCCACCGCCGCGCCGGGGTCTGCTGGCGGGTTGCGCGGTCTGGGCGATGATGGCCTGCACCTGCCAGCTGTGCTGCCGCGAGCAGTACCCGGACCCATGGACCGGCAAGACCCGGAGCGGCTGCTGCCAGAGCGCCGACTTCTGCTCCGGCTGCGACTGCTGCTGCGACGGGTTGGACTGCTGCGGGGATGACGGCTGCTGCGGCTGCGACTGCTGCGGGTGCGACTGCTGA
- a CDS encoding DedA family protein: MHIDVWIESVPPTAVYALVGLIIGLESLGIPLPGEIALVAAALLASHGTVNPVLVGVCATVGAIVGDSIGYAIGRKGGKPLFERLGRRFPKHFGPEHLGSAERSFQKWGMWAVFFGRFVALLRIFAGPLAGALRMPYWKFLVANVLGGVIWAGGTTAAVYYLGVVAEDWLKRFSYVGLILAVCLGAGSFLLMKRRASRMHAREVESAAEPESVTAPAGE, encoded by the coding sequence TTGCATATCGACGTGTGGATCGAGAGCGTCCCGCCGACGGCGGTCTATGCGCTGGTCGGGCTGATCATCGGCCTGGAGAGCCTGGGCATCCCGCTGCCCGGTGAGATCGCCCTGGTCGCCGCCGCCCTGCTGGCCTCGCACGGCACGGTCAACCCGGTGCTGGTGGGTGTCTGTGCCACCGTCGGCGCCATCGTGGGCGACTCCATCGGCTACGCCATCGGCCGCAAGGGCGGCAAGCCGCTCTTCGAACGGCTCGGGCGGCGCTTCCCCAAGCACTTCGGCCCCGAGCACCTGGGGTCCGCCGAGCGGTCGTTCCAGAAGTGGGGCATGTGGGCGGTCTTCTTCGGCCGCTTTGTCGCCCTGCTGCGGATCTTCGCCGGGCCGCTGGCGGGCGCGCTGCGCATGCCGTACTGGAAGTTCCTGGTCGCCAATGTGCTGGGCGGCGTCATCTGGGCGGGCGGCACCACGGCCGCCGTCTACTACCTGGGCGTGGTGGCCGAGGACTGGCTCAAGAGGTTCTCCTATGTGGGCCTGATCCTGGCCGTCTGCCTCGGCGCGGGATCGTTCCTGCTGATGAAGCGGCGGGCGTCCCGCATGCACGCCCGCGAGGTGGAGTCCGCCGCCGAGCCGGAGTCGGTGACCGCCCCCGCCGGGGAGTGA
- a CDS encoding TetR family transcriptional regulator C-terminal domain-containing protein produces MAACTRRADPDVIASPALREPLAETFAWLTGRIAEVLAEGQRRGEFTAALDPAETAAAVVAVVQGGYVLARSADSAEPFDRAVRGALALLAAHA; encoded by the coding sequence GTGGCCGCATGCACTCGTCGGGCGGACCCCGACGTCATCGCCAGCCCCGCCCTGCGGGAACCGTTGGCGGAGACCTTCGCCTGGCTGACCGGCCGGATCGCGGAGGTGCTGGCCGAAGGGCAGCGGCGCGGGGAGTTCACCGCCGCCCTGGACCCTGCCGAGACGGCGGCGGCGGTGGTCGCCGTCGTACAGGGCGGCTATGTGCTGGCCCGGTCCGCGGACTCCGCCGAGCCGTTCGATCGCGCGGTCAGGGGGGCGCTCGCCCTGCTGGCCGCCCATGCCTGA
- a CDS encoding succinate dehydrogenase/fumarate reductase iron-sulfur subunit — protein MNLTLRIWRQRSPEQDGAMTTYRVEGISPDMSFLEMLDVLNEELILRGDEPVAFDHDCREGICGACGMVINGQAHGPERTTTCQLHMRHFQDGDTIDVEPWRAAAFPVVKDLVVDRSAFDRIVGSGGYITAPTGSAPEAHATAVPKAAADTAFEHAECIGCGACVAACPNGSAMLFTSAKVVHLNVLPQGAPERESRVLDMVAAMDEQGFGGCTNTGECATACPKGIPLPSIAAMNREYLRALRKGTSGRV, from the coding sequence GTGAACCTCACCCTGCGCATCTGGCGCCAGCGCTCGCCCGAGCAGGACGGCGCCATGACCACCTACCGGGTCGAGGGGATCAGCCCCGACATGTCCTTCCTGGAGATGCTGGACGTCCTCAACGAGGAGCTGATCCTGCGCGGCGACGAGCCCGTGGCCTTCGACCACGACTGCCGCGAGGGCATCTGCGGCGCCTGCGGCATGGTCATCAACGGCCAGGCCCACGGCCCGGAGCGGACCACCACCTGCCAGCTCCATATGCGGCACTTCCAGGACGGCGACACCATCGACGTGGAGCCATGGCGGGCCGCCGCCTTCCCGGTGGTCAAGGACCTGGTGGTGGACCGCTCCGCCTTCGACCGGATCGTCGGCTCCGGCGGCTACATCACCGCCCCCACCGGCTCGGCGCCCGAGGCGCACGCCACGGCCGTCCCCAAGGCAGCCGCCGACACCGCCTTCGAGCACGCGGAGTGCATCGGCTGCGGCGCCTGCGTGGCGGCCTGCCCCAACGGCTCGGCGATGCTCTTCACCTCGGCCAAGGTCGTCCACCTCAATGTGCTGCCGCAGGGCGCCCCGGAGCGTGAGTCGCGGGTGCTGGACATGGTGGCGGCCATGGACGAGCAGGGGTTCGGCGGCTGCACCAACACCGGGGAGTGCGCCACCGCCTGCCCCAAGGGCATCCCGCTGCCGTCCATCGCCGCCATGAACCGCGAGTATCTGCGGGCCCTCCGCAAGGGCACCTCCGGGCGGGTCTGA
- a CDS encoding class I SAM-dependent methyltransferase produces the protein MTTDDRPTGTPAGLGPVSETALWTLYHRAVEARRPDTLLPDPMAVRLVETLDYPFEERFGAPSSAAVRFQSQLQAQRVRCFDREVADFLLRHPRGAVVCLGEGLETQFWRVDNGRAQWLTVDLPGSVALRERLLPPGPRQRLIACSVTDDRWMREVDASQGVLITAQGLLMYLRPGEVREVIAGCAAHFPGGGLVMDAVPRWFSRLATEGRLRVGSYQAPPMPWGMDASEQQRLRTAHPGIAEVRDVLPPPGRGLLGALLPYAARLPVLRAKRPSVVHLAFAEPGRTAIG, from the coding sequence ATGACGACCGACGACCGGCCCACCGGTACCCCGGCCGGACTCGGGCCGGTCTCCGAGACGGCGCTCTGGACGCTGTACCACCGCGCCGTGGAGGCCCGCCGCCCCGACACCCTGCTGCCCGACCCGATGGCGGTGCGGCTGGTGGAGACCCTGGACTACCCCTTCGAGGAGCGGTTCGGGGCGCCCTCCTCCGCCGCCGTCCGCTTCCAGTCGCAGCTCCAGGCGCAGCGGGTGCGCTGCTTCGACCGGGAGGTGGCCGACTTCCTGCTCCGCCACCCGCGCGGCGCCGTGGTCTGCCTGGGGGAGGGGCTGGAGACCCAGTTCTGGCGGGTGGACAACGGCCGCGCCCAGTGGCTCACCGTCGACCTGCCGGGCTCGGTGGCGCTGCGCGAGCGGCTGCTGCCGCCCGGCCCCCGGCAGCGGCTGATCGCCTGCTCGGTCACCGACGACCGCTGGATGCGCGAGGTGGATGCCTCCCAGGGGGTGCTGATCACCGCCCAGGGGCTGCTGATGTATCTGCGGCCGGGCGAGGTCCGGGAGGTGATCGCCGGCTGTGCGGCGCACTTCCCCGGTGGCGGGCTGGTGATGGACGCGGTGCCGCGCTGGTTCAGCCGGCTGGCCACCGAGGGCCGGTTGCGCGTCGGCAGCTACCAGGCGCCGCCGATGCCCTGGGGCATGGACGCCTCCGAGCAGCAGCGGCTGCGCACCGCCCACCCCGGGATCGCCGAGGTACGGGATGTCCTGCCGCCGCCCGGCCGGGGACTGCTGGGCGCCCTGCTGCCGTACGCCGCCCGGCTGCCCGTGCTGCGGGCCAAGCGCCCGTCGGTGGTCCATCTGGCCTTCGCCGAGCCGGGCCGCACCGCCATCGGGTGA
- a CDS encoding LysR family transcriptional regulator, which produces MQLQQLVYFVAVSETRHFTRAAERAHVAQPSLSQQIRSLERELGAELFSRARGNIALTDAGEALLPLARRILADADTARHEVQELAQLRRGRVRLGATPSLCTGLLPEVLRAYHRRYPGIQLLIEEGGSRDLVRELATGSLDLALIILPLQSHDPALATTELLREELVVVSAAGSPPVVDGQRVRVEDLEGRPMVMFRRGYDLREFTVGACRAAGFEPTLAVEGGEMDAVLGFTEAGLGLAVLPSMIADRRAFVQVTPFAGEGLQRTIGLAHRKDVEPPRAARELRRVLLDYLDRADATGTLPPGTRRVRTPTRDEDDLPPA; this is translated from the coding sequence GTGCAGTTGCAGCAGTTGGTCTACTTCGTGGCCGTTTCCGAGACCCGGCACTTCACCCGCGCCGCCGAGCGGGCCCATGTCGCCCAGCCCTCGCTCTCCCAGCAGATCCGTTCGCTGGAGCGGGAGTTGGGCGCCGAACTGTTCAGCCGCGCCCGGGGCAACATCGCCCTCACCGACGCCGGCGAGGCGCTGCTGCCGCTGGCCCGGCGGATCCTGGCCGATGCCGACACCGCCCGCCATGAGGTGCAGGAGCTGGCCCAGCTGCGGCGCGGCCGGGTCCGGCTGGGCGCCACCCCGAGCCTCTGCACCGGCCTGCTGCCCGAGGTGCTGCGCGCCTACCACCGCCGCTACCCCGGCATCCAGCTGCTGATCGAGGAGGGCGGCTCCCGGGACCTGGTACGGGAGCTGGCCACCGGCAGCCTGGACCTGGCGCTGATCATCCTGCCGTTGCAGAGCCACGACCCGGCGCTGGCCACCACCGAGCTGCTGCGCGAGGAGCTGGTGGTGGTCTCCGCCGCCGGGTCGCCGCCCGTGGTGGACGGGCAGCGGGTGCGGGTGGAGGACCTGGAGGGCCGGCCCATGGTGATGTTCCGGCGCGGGTACGACCTGCGCGAGTTCACGGTGGGCGCCTGCCGGGCGGCCGGCTTCGAGCCGACCCTGGCGGTGGAGGGCGGCGAGATGGACGCGGTGCTGGGGTTCACCGAGGCGGGGCTGGGGCTCGCGGTGCTGCCCAGCATGATCGCGGACCGGCGGGCCTTCGTCCAGGTGACCCCGTTCGCCGGCGAAGGTCTCCAGCGCACCATCGGCCTCGCCCACCGCAAGGACGTCGAGCCGCCGCGAGCCGCCCGCGAGCTGCGGCGAGTGCTGCTGGACTACCTGGACCGGGCGGACGCCACCGGCACCCTGCCGCCGGGCACCCGGAGGGTCCGCACCCCGACGCGGGACGAAGATGATCTGCCTCCCGCATAG
- a CDS encoding spermidine synthase: MADDPHDPHHPVDPRDEPIPVQRTVALGTARLLPDVDRPRARLLTLDGTPQSYVDLDDPTHLEFEYVRRLGHVVDTAAAPGLPLEVLHLGGGALALPRYTAATRPGSRQRVVEIDGPLLDLIAEQLPWQGPDARPETVVGDAREALAAAPDGSADLLLADVFGGSRVPAHLTTVEFVREAARVLRPGGLYAANLADGPPLDFARAQAATVRAVLPEVCLIAEPSVLRGRRFGNLVLVGSRRPIAVADLARRLAGDPFPARTVDGAALDRFIGAAAPVADVGARPSPAPPDGAFTLS, from the coding sequence ATGGCCGACGACCCGCACGACCCGCATCACCCGGTGGACCCCCGCGACGAGCCCATACCGGTGCAGCGCACCGTCGCGCTGGGCACCGCCCGGCTGCTGCCCGACGTCGACCGGCCCCGCGCCAGGCTGCTGACCCTCGACGGCACCCCGCAGTCCTATGTCGACCTCGACGACCCGACCCACCTGGAGTTCGAGTACGTCCGGCGGCTCGGCCACGTCGTGGACACCGCAGCCGCCCCCGGCCTCCCGCTGGAGGTGCTGCACCTGGGCGGCGGCGCCCTCGCCCTGCCCCGCTACACCGCCGCCACCCGCCCCGGCTCCCGCCAGCGGGTGGTCGAGATCGACGGCCCGCTGCTCGACCTGATCGCCGAGCAACTGCCCTGGCAGGGCCCCGACGCCCGCCCCGAGACCGTCGTCGGGGACGCCCGCGAGGCACTGGCCGCCGCCCCCGACGGCTCCGCCGACCTGCTGCTGGCCGATGTCTTCGGCGGCTCCCGGGTGCCCGCCCACCTCACCACCGTGGAGTTCGTCCGGGAGGCGGCCCGGGTGCTGCGCCCCGGCGGGCTGTACGCCGCCAACCTGGCCGACGGCCCGCCGCTGGACTTCGCCCGCGCCCAGGCAGCCACCGTACGGGCGGTGCTGCCCGAGGTCTGCCTGATCGCGGAGCCCTCGGTGCTGCGCGGCCGGCGGTTCGGCAATCTGGTGCTGGTCGGCTCCCGGCGTCCGATCGCCGTCGCGGACCTGGCCCGGCGGCTGGCCGGCGACCCCTTCCCGGCCCGGACGGTCGACGGCGCCGCGCTGGACCGCTTCATCGGCGCCGCCGCACCGGTGGCGGATGTCGGCGCCCGCCCGTCACCCGCCCCGCCGGATGGCGCCTTCACCCTCTCCTGA
- a CDS encoding fumarate reductase/succinate dehydrogenase flavoprotein subunit produces the protein MTSHTDTPYADYTVGDPIADTKAPAGPVHERWDSRRFSAKLVNPANRRKHRIIIVGTGLAGGSAGATLAEQGYQVVQFCYQDSPRRAHSIAAQGGINAAKNYRNDGDSVHRLFYDTVKGGDFRARESNVHRLAQVSVQIIDQCVAQGVPFAREYGGLLDTRSFGGVQVSRTFYARGQTGQQLLLGAYQALSRQIDAGAVEMHPRTEMLDLIVIDGRARGIVARDLVSGRVSVHLADAVVLASGGYGNVFYLSTNAKNSNATAIWRAHRRGAYFGNPCYTQIHPTCIPRSGDHQSKLTLMSESLRNDGRIWVPKAKGDTRSPELIPEDERDYYLERIYPSFGNLVPRDIASRAAKNVCDEGRGVGPGGQGVYLDFADAIARMGREKVAEKYGNLFEMYERITAEDPYTRPMRIYPAVHYTMGGLWVDYDLQTTVPGLFAIGEANFSDHGANRLGASALMQGLADGYFVLPATINDYLARHPHDEVSPDHPAVTEAVAETEDRLNLLLSIDGDRTPDSFHRELGELMWEQCGMARSEAGLRKALERIPALRDEFWRRVKVPGSGAELNQSLEKANRIADYFELAELMCLDALHRAESCGGHFREESQTPDGEARRDDERFSYAAAWEYTGGGAPVLHKEDLVFEYVHPTQRSYA, from the coding sequence ATGACCTCGCACACCGACACCCCCTACGCCGACTACACCGTGGGCGACCCGATCGCCGACACCAAGGCGCCCGCCGGCCCCGTCCATGAGCGCTGGGACAGCCGGCGCTTCTCCGCGAAGCTGGTCAACCCGGCCAACCGCCGCAAGCACCGGATCATCATCGTGGGCACCGGCCTGGCCGGCGGCTCCGCCGGGGCCACCCTCGCCGAGCAGGGCTACCAGGTGGTCCAGTTCTGCTACCAGGACTCCCCGCGCCGCGCCCACTCCATCGCGGCCCAGGGCGGCATCAACGCGGCCAAGAACTACCGCAACGACGGCGACTCCGTGCACCGCCTCTTCTACGACACCGTCAAGGGCGGCGACTTCCGCGCCCGCGAGTCCAACGTCCACCGCCTCGCCCAGGTCTCGGTGCAGATCATCGACCAGTGCGTCGCCCAGGGCGTCCCCTTCGCCCGCGAGTACGGCGGCCTGCTGGACACCCGCTCCTTCGGCGGCGTCCAGGTCTCCCGCACCTTCTACGCCCGTGGCCAGACCGGCCAGCAACTGCTGCTCGGCGCCTACCAGGCGCTCTCCCGGCAGATCGACGCCGGGGCCGTGGAGATGCACCCGCGCACCGAGATGCTGGACCTGATCGTCATCGACGGCCGGGCCCGCGGCATCGTCGCCCGCGACCTGGTCAGCGGACGGGTCTCGGTGCACCTGGCCGATGCCGTGGTGCTCGCCTCCGGCGGCTACGGCAATGTCTTCTACCTCTCCACCAACGCCAAGAACTCCAACGCCACCGCGATCTGGCGGGCCCACCGGCGCGGCGCGTACTTCGGCAACCCCTGCTACACCCAGATCCACCCCACCTGCATCCCGCGCTCCGGCGACCACCAGTCCAAGCTGACCCTGATGAGCGAGTCGCTGCGCAACGACGGCCGCATCTGGGTCCCCAAGGCCAAGGGCGACACCCGGTCCCCGGAGCTGATACCCGAGGACGAGCGCGACTACTACCTGGAGCGGATCTACCCGTCCTTCGGCAACCTGGTGCCGCGCGACATCGCCTCCCGCGCCGCCAAGAACGTCTGCGACGAAGGCCGTGGCGTCGGCCCCGGCGGCCAGGGCGTCTACCTGGACTTCGCCGACGCCATCGCCCGGATGGGCCGGGAGAAGGTCGCCGAGAAGTACGGCAACCTCTTCGAGATGTACGAGCGCATCACCGCCGAGGACCCCTACACCCGGCCGATGCGGATCTACCCGGCCGTCCACTACACCATGGGCGGCCTCTGGGTGGACTACGACCTCCAGACCACCGTCCCCGGACTCTTCGCCATCGGTGAGGCCAACTTCTCCGACCACGGCGCCAACCGGCTCGGCGCCAGCGCCCTGATGCAGGGCCTGGCCGACGGCTACTTCGTGCTGCCCGCCACCATCAACGACTACCTCGCCCGGCACCCGCACGACGAGGTGTCCCCCGACCACCCGGCCGTCACCGAGGCCGTCGCCGAGACCGAGGACCGGCTGAATCTGCTGCTCTCCATCGACGGCGACCGCACCCCGGACTCCTTCCACCGCGAACTGGGGGAGCTGATGTGGGAGCAGTGCGGGATGGCGCGCAGCGAGGCGGGTCTGCGCAAGGCGCTGGAGCGCATCCCCGCGCTGCGCGACGAGTTCTGGCGGCGGGTCAAGGTGCCCGGCAGCGGCGCCGAGCTCAACCAGTCGCTGGAGAAGGCCAACCGGATCGCCGACTACTTCGAGCTGGCCGAGCTGATGTGCCTGGACGCGCTGCACCGCGCCGAGTCCTGCGGCGGGCACTTCCGCGAGGAGTCCCAGACCCCCGACGGCGAGGCCCGGCGCGACGACGAGCGCTTCTCCTATGCCGCCGCCTGGGAGTACACCGGCGGCGGGGCGCCCGTCCTGCACAAGGAAGACCTGGTCTTCGAGTACGTCCACCCCACCCAGCGGAGCTACGCGTGA